A stretch of Vespula vulgaris chromosome 5, iyVesVulg1.1, whole genome shotgun sequence DNA encodes these proteins:
- the LOC127063804 gene encoding actin-binding Rho-activating protein-like isoform X1 encodes MSSVMFESLGAKVAMFDQYANKHKDAQSKNPFTSGLNIEKPKFSKEEYGRPAAGSLSDIRGRKATAHILREILELCDIIYQNGTPCRDQPDITGITFGDLFNIYTHISDKCVGLLLRARKQGLVKFEGECLFQRRDDDVPIFLVKPIAEIREDFNGRLKEITKEIPIS; translated from the exons ATGTCTTCGGTAATGTTC GAATCCTTGGGAGCCAAGGTAGCCATGTTCGACCAATATGCGAACAAGCACAAAGACGCACAGAGCAAAAATCCATTTACATCCGGCTTGAATATCGAAAAGCCAAAATTCTCCAAAGAGGAATACGGCAG GCCAGCCGCGGGATCTCTTTCGGACATACGCGGTCGCAAAGCCACCGCGCATATTCTTCGAGAGATTTTGGAGTTATGcgatatcatttatcaaaatggTACGCCATGTCGCGATCAACCCGATATCACCGGCATAACGTTCGGCGATCTCTTCAACATTTATACCCACATCAGCGACAAATGCGTTGGTCTTCTTTTAAGAGCCAGAAAACAGGGTCTCGTTAAATTCGAAGGAGAATGCCTTTTTCAG AGAAGGGACGATGACGTGCCGATATTCCTCGTGAAGCCGATCGCCGAGATACGCGAGGACTTCAACGGACGGCTCAAAGAGATCACGAAAGAGATACCGATCAGTTAA
- the LOC127063804 gene encoding actin-binding Rho-activating protein-like isoform X2, with translation MFDQYANKHKDAQSKNPFTSGLNIEKPKFSKEEYGRPAAGSLSDIRGRKATAHILREILELCDIIYQNGTPCRDQPDITGITFGDLFNIYTHISDKCVGLLLRARKQGLVKFEGECLFQRRDDDVPIFLVKPIAEIREDFNGRLKEITKEIPIS, from the exons ATGTTCGACCAATATGCGAACAAGCACAAAGACGCACAGAGCAAAAATCCATTTACATCCGGCTTGAATATCGAAAAGCCAAAATTCTCCAAAGAGGAATACGGCAG GCCAGCCGCGGGATCTCTTTCGGACATACGCGGTCGCAAAGCCACCGCGCATATTCTTCGAGAGATTTTGGAGTTATGcgatatcatttatcaaaatggTACGCCATGTCGCGATCAACCCGATATCACCGGCATAACGTTCGGCGATCTCTTCAACATTTATACCCACATCAGCGACAAATGCGTTGGTCTTCTTTTAAGAGCCAGAAAACAGGGTCTCGTTAAATTCGAAGGAGAATGCCTTTTTCAG AGAAGGGACGATGACGTGCCGATATTCCTCGTGAAGCCGATCGCCGAGATACGCGAGGACTTCAACGGACGGCTCAAAGAGATCACGAAAGAGATACCGATCAGTTAA